One window of the Chthoniobacterales bacterium genome contains the following:
- the ribD gene encoding bifunctional diaminohydroxyphosphoribosylaminopyrimidine deaminase/5-amino-6-(5-phosphoribosylamino)uracil reductase RibD codes for MVAQSTTDERHMQAALDEARKGLGKTSPNPAVGAVIVKGRRILARGHHHAAGRPHAEIEAIRALASPAEARGATIYVTLEPCSTQGRTPACSDALTRHGFARVVYGATDPNPAHAGRADAILQAAGIAVTSGVLADACTKLNAAWNHWIVTGRPWVIAKCGMSLDGRISSHPESRWITSPESRADAMRLRAGVDAILVGGGTVRADNPKLTIRGIPGAKQPWRVIMSRSTTRLPAAAHLFTDRHRDRTLVFSREKLGAVLAALGKMNVTSVLIEGGGRTLGEAFDAGLVNEAVIYMAPQLLGGPVPAVGGLGVGRSEDAPRLADVSYTRIGDDVRIRGRVV; via the coding sequence ATGGTAGCACAGTCGACGACGGACGAAAGGCATATGCAGGCGGCGCTCGACGAAGCGCGGAAGGGCCTCGGCAAAACCAGCCCGAATCCCGCCGTCGGCGCGGTCATCGTGAAGGGTCGCCGGATCCTCGCCCGCGGCCACCACCACGCCGCCGGCCGGCCGCATGCGGAGATCGAGGCCATCCGCGCGCTCGCCTCGCCCGCGGAAGCCCGTGGCGCCACGATCTACGTCACGCTGGAGCCGTGCTCGACCCAGGGCCGCACGCCGGCCTGCTCGGACGCCCTCACGCGGCACGGCTTCGCCCGCGTCGTCTACGGCGCAACCGACCCCAACCCCGCCCACGCCGGCCGCGCCGACGCCATTTTGCAGGCCGCGGGGATCGCGGTGACGTCCGGAGTGCTCGCCGACGCGTGCACGAAACTCAACGCCGCGTGGAATCACTGGATCGTCACCGGCCGCCCCTGGGTGATCGCCAAATGCGGCATGTCCCTCGACGGCCGCATCAGTTCGCATCCCGAGTCGCGATGGATCACCAGCCCGGAAAGCCGCGCCGACGCCATGCGGCTGCGCGCCGGGGTCGACGCCATCCTCGTGGGCGGCGGCACCGTGCGCGCCGACAATCCGAAGCTGACCATCCGCGGCATTCCCGGCGCGAAGCAGCCATGGCGCGTGATCATGAGTCGCTCGACGACGCGCCTGCCGGCGGCGGCGCATCTTTTCACGGACCGCCACCGCGACCGCACTCTCGTTTTCTCGCGCGAAAAACTCGGCGCCGTGCTCGCCGCCCTCGGCAAAATGAACGTCACGAGCGTGCTGATCGAAGGCGGCGGTCGCACGCTCGGCGAGGCCTTCGACGCCGGCCTCGTCAACGAAGCCGTCATCTACATGGCGCCGCAACTTCTCGGCGGCCCGGTTCCCGCGGTCGGCGGTCTTGGCGTCGGCCGCAGCGAGGATGCCCCGCGACTTGCGGACGTCAGCTACACGCGAATCGGCGACGACGTCCGCATCCGCGGCCGCGTCGTTTGA
- the trpB gene encoding tryptophan synthase subunit beta, which produces MSSSVYDTMPDAGGHFGPYGGIFVPETLWTALKELEDEYAAARKDPEFRRELADLLANYVGRPTPLYFAERLTEKLGGAKIYLKREDLLHTGAHKINNAVGQILLARRMGKKRIIAETGAGQHGVATATVAARFGCECVIYMGAVDMERQALNVARMRFLGAKVVAVTAGQATLKEAVNEAMRDWVTNIRSTHYILGTAYGAHPYPMMVRDFHRVIGDEARRQILQREERLPDLLVACVGGGSNAIGLFYAFLNDENVRMVGVEAGGHGIRPGEHAARFQGGRLGVLQGAKTWLLANEDGQIEGTHSVSAGLDYAAVGPEHCWLKDIGRAEYDYATDDEALAAFQMLASVEGIIPALESSHAIAHVIKVAPQMGRDKIIIANLSGRGDKDVNQAAKILLGMDAS; this is translated from the coding sequence ATGAGTTCCTCGGTATATGACACGATGCCCGACGCGGGCGGACACTTTGGCCCTTACGGCGGGATTTTCGTGCCCGAGACGCTCTGGACCGCACTGAAGGAACTCGAGGACGAATACGCCGCCGCGCGCAAGGACCCGGAATTCCGCCGCGAACTCGCCGACCTGCTGGCGAATTACGTCGGCCGGCCGACGCCGCTCTATTTCGCCGAACGCCTCACCGAGAAGCTCGGCGGCGCGAAGATCTACCTCAAGCGCGAGGACCTGCTCCACACCGGCGCGCACAAGATCAACAACGCAGTCGGCCAGATCCTGCTCGCCCGCCGCATGGGCAAGAAACGCATCATTGCCGAGACCGGCGCGGGCCAGCACGGCGTGGCGACCGCGACCGTGGCCGCCCGCTTCGGCTGCGAGTGCGTGATCTACATGGGCGCCGTCGACATGGAGCGGCAGGCGCTGAACGTTGCCCGCATGCGCTTCCTCGGCGCGAAGGTCGTCGCGGTGACGGCCGGGCAGGCCACGCTCAAGGAGGCGGTGAACGAGGCGATGCGCGACTGGGTGACGAACATCCGCTCGACGCATTACATCCTCGGCACGGCCTACGGGGCGCATCCCTACCCGATGATGGTGCGCGATTTTCACCGCGTGATCGGCGACGAGGCGCGCCGGCAGATTCTCCAGCGCGAGGAGCGCCTGCCCGATCTGCTCGTGGCCTGCGTGGGCGGCGGCAGCAACGCGATCGGCCTCTTCTACGCCTTCCTCAACGACGAGAACGTGCGCATGGTCGGCGTCGAGGCTGGCGGCCACGGCATCAGGCCCGGCGAGCACGCGGCGCGCTTCCAGGGCGGCAGGCTTGGCGTATTGCAGGGCGCGAAGACGTGGCTGCTCGCGAACGAGGACGGCCAGATCGAAGGCACGCATTCGGTTTCGGCGGGTCTCGATTACGCGGCGGTCGGCCCCGAGCATTGCTGGTTGAAGGACATCGGCCGCGCCGAATACGACTACGCGACCGACGACGAGGCGCTCGCCGCCTTTCAGATGCTCGCGTCGGTGGAGGGCATCATTCCCGCGCTGGAGTCGTCCCACGCCATTGCGCACGTGATCAAGGTCGCGCCGCAGATGGGCCGCGATAAAATCATCATCGCGAACCTCTCCGGCCGCGGGGACAAGGACGTGAACCAGGCCGCGAAGATCCTTCTCGGCATGGACGCCTCGTAG